Proteins co-encoded in one Quercus robur chromosome 8, dhQueRobu3.1, whole genome shotgun sequence genomic window:
- the LOC126694405 gene encoding uncharacterized protein LOC126694405 translates to MGRSEAEKIQEKLNPDWEKAFNQYENVISSGTEAMRIKATVKLAHFCKYAPQSILARTIPILAEILSKVPSNNSSQPIQEAAVYCLKCIACRGDGGLVIEIGQSGAIVSILRLLPHSDNGFERVMIKCLWVLVNFGKINREIVARNGLEVIINMLNLRTNGTRKYLLEILSALTLLREVRRVLTSLGGICFLVEAARCGSMVSRERACQEIGLLGVTRRVRRMLVELGVIPVLVELFRDGDSTTKLVAGNSLGVISAHIDYIRPVAQAGAIPLYAELLQGPDPIGKEIAEDAFCILAVAEMNAVEIAERLLGILKEGDDAAKAAAADVLWDLSGYKHSVSVVQNSGAIPLLVELLRDGNSEVREKVSGAIAQLSYDEEDRVALANAGIIPLLIELLHDDSVELRDNAAEALISFSEDPLHCDRISEAIDFPSFQNTHNRLTRNHASDENMVRSLRRMSIEQLTWNPDLV, encoded by the coding sequence ATGGGTCGTTCAGAGGCTgagaaaatccaagaaaaacTAAACCCAGATTGGGAAAAAGCATTCAATCAGTATGAAAATGTAATATCTTCTGGAACTGAGGCTATGAGAATAAAAGCCACGGTAAAGCTAGCCCATTTCTGTAAATATGCCCCACAAAGTATATTAGCTCGTACCATACCTATCCTAGCTGAAATTCTTAGCAAAGTGCCTTCTAATAATTCAAGTCAGCCTATCCAGGAAGCTGCTGTATATTGCTTAAAATGTATTGCTTGTAGAGGCGATGGTGGGTTGGTAATAGAGATAGGCCAATCCGGTGCTATAGTGTCTATTCTAAGGTTATTGCCACATTCTGATAATGGTTTTGAGAGGGTCATGATAAAGTGTTTGTGGGTTCTTGTCAATTTCGGAAAAATAAATCGTGAGATTGTAGCTAGAAATGGACTTGAAGTTATCATAAATATGCTAAATTTGCGCACGAATGGTACTAGGAAGTACTTGTTAGAGATTCTGAGTGCATTGACATTGTTGAGAGAGGTTAGGAGAGTACTTACAAGTTTAGGAGGCATTTGCTTTCTTGTTGAGGCGGCTAGGTGTGGTAGCATGGTATCTAGGGAAAGAGCTTGTCAAGAAATTGGGTTGCTTGGAGTTACAAGACGTGTGAGGCGTATGCTTGTTGAATTGGGTGTGATACCAGTGCTTGTTGAGTTGTTCCGAGATGGGGATAGTACAACAAAACTTGTAGCGGGTAATTCTCTTGGTGTGATCTCTGCTCACATTGATTACATTAGACCTGTTGCTCAAGCTGGGGCAATACCATTATATGCTGAACTTCTTCAGGGACCTGACCCTATCGGTAAGGAAATTGCAGAGGATGCGTTTTGTATATTAGCTGTTGCGGAAATGAATGCAGTTGAGATTGCTGAGCGCTTGTTAGGGATTCTTAAAGAAGGTGATGATGCAGCAAAAGCTGCAGCTGCTGATGTTTTGTGGGATCTCTCAGGTTACAAGCACTCTGTATCTGTTGTGCAAAACTCAGGTGCAATTCCACTTCTAGTTGAGCTTCTGAGAGACGGGAATAGTGAAGTTAGGGAAAAGGTGTCTGGGGCTATTGCCCAGTTGAGTTATGATGAGGAAGATCGGGTGGCACTTGCAAATGCAGGGATAATCCCACTTCTGATTGAATTGTTACATGACGACTCTGTGGAACTGAGGGATAATGCTGCAGAGGCTCTTATCAGTTTCTCTGAAGATCCATTGCACTGTGATAGAATATCTGAAGCAATCGATTTTCCTTCTTTCCAGAATACGCACAATAGATTAACTCGGAATCATGCTTCTGATGAGAATATGGTTAGATCTTTGAGGCGGATGAGCATTGAACAGCTTACTTGGAACCCAGATCTTGTCTAA
- the LOC126694404 gene encoding heavy metal-associated isoprenylated plant protein 47-like isoform X2 produces MKQKIIIKVHVRCDKCRSKAMTVAAATDGVMSVSLQGQDKDQVVVIGERVDAACLTNTLRKKVGYARLETVEEVKDKPAEKKKEDDKKKEDKKDPPPFQCIMPPPCCPPQFESYGVVYEPYGSQPNCTIM; encoded by the exons ATGAAG CAAAAGATAATCATCAAGGTGCATGTGAGATGTGACAAATGCCGGTCCAAAGCCATGACGGTAGCCGCTGCAACAGATG GCGTTATGTCAGTGTCATTACAAGGTCAAGACAAAGATCAAGTGGTGGTGATTGGAGAAAGAGTTGATGCAGCTTGCTTGACAAACACATTAAGGAAGAAGGTTGGGTATGCAAGGTTAGAGACTGTAGAGGAAGTCAAAGATAAACcagctgaaaagaaaaaagaagatgataagaaaaaagaagataagaaagATCCACCACCATTTCAATGTATCATGCCACCACCTTGTTGCCCACCTCAGTTTGAATCGTATGGAGTGGTTTACGAGCCCTATGGCTCTCAACCAAATTGTACTATCATGTGA
- the LOC126694404 gene encoding heavy metal-associated isoprenylated plant protein 47-like isoform X1, which yields MKGPQWPILSYIAKNPTSLALIPLNVSTWTNVLIVIKQKIIIKVHVRCDKCRSKAMTVAAATDGVMSVSLQGQDKDQVVVIGERVDAACLTNTLRKKVGYARLETVEEVKDKPAEKKKEDDKKKEDKKDPPPFQCIMPPPCCPPQFESYGVVYEPYGSQPNCTIM from the exons ATGAAG GGACCCCAATGGCCAATTCTCTCATATATTGCTAAGAATCCAACAAGTTTGGCATTGATTCCTTTAAATGTGTCAACTTGGACAAATGTACTCATAGTGATCAAG CAAAAGATAATCATCAAGGTGCATGTGAGATGTGACAAATGCCGGTCCAAAGCCATGACGGTAGCCGCTGCAACAGATG GCGTTATGTCAGTGTCATTACAAGGTCAAGACAAAGATCAAGTGGTGGTGATTGGAGAAAGAGTTGATGCAGCTTGCTTGACAAACACATTAAGGAAGAAGGTTGGGTATGCAAGGTTAGAGACTGTAGAGGAAGTCAAAGATAAACcagctgaaaagaaaaaagaagatgataagaaaaaagaagataagaaagATCCACCACCATTTCAATGTATCATGCCACCACCTTGTTGCCCACCTCAGTTTGAATCGTATGGAGTGGTTTACGAGCCCTATGGCTCTCAACCAAATTGTACTATCATGTGA